One Pullulanibacillus sp. KACC 23026 DNA segment encodes these proteins:
- a CDS encoding spore germination protein encodes MGDLVSDIQNLFSVQGDFFIGKEVKDKTAIYIMGFSTLIDLPKSNLYVRQIAAASSSVKELFTNLSDKLDTDINQLKKAILDGKLVIISEGGKHNAIVDPVSRNLTRSVTEPQSESPLQGPIDAFVEDIDINIGLIRKRLTSERLCHCSYEVGDLGSRKVSMLYVKGSVPEDLIKKVDQQIKQIDADIETVDDFNRVFGRRRFNLVSHFFQTELPNQATHSLRTNRIVLFLDNYPYALVFPHLLWDMFSPSIDRDFPSLVAYGLRALRVFGVIVNVLLPALYVAIISINPEVLKIDLALFVSESRQGIPFPALLETIIMVGLVDLILEAIVRLPKSVGPTITMVGGIILGQAMVEAKLVSTLLVIVTTAIVISGSVVSGIPNSLYIRLLRYPILIIAAIYGILGVFAGFLFIIVYLASLTSNGIPYTAFRMNRKEDAK; translated from the coding sequence ATGGGGGACTTAGTGAGTGACATTCAAAACCTATTTTCTGTTCAGGGTGATTTTTTCATCGGAAAAGAGGTAAAAGATAAGACGGCTATATATATCATGGGATTCAGCACCCTTATTGATTTACCTAAGTCTAACCTATATGTTCGACAAATCGCTGCCGCGTCTTCTTCCGTTAAAGAACTTTTTACTAACCTTAGTGACAAGCTGGATACGGATATAAACCAATTAAAAAAAGCGATATTAGATGGCAAATTGGTGATTATATCCGAGGGCGGCAAACATAATGCCATCGTAGATCCTGTTTCTCGAAATCTAACAAGAAGTGTTACGGAACCTCAAAGCGAAAGTCCACTCCAGGGCCCAATAGATGCTTTTGTTGAGGACATCGATATTAATATAGGGCTGATTCGAAAAAGACTGACTAGTGAACGCTTGTGTCATTGTTCCTATGAAGTCGGGGATCTTGGAAGCCGAAAAGTGTCCATGCTTTATGTCAAAGGAAGTGTTCCTGAAGATTTAATAAAAAAGGTAGACCAGCAAATTAAACAAATTGATGCAGATATTGAAACGGTTGATGACTTTAATAGAGTTTTTGGCCGTCGCCGGTTCAATCTTGTCAGTCATTTTTTTCAAACAGAACTCCCTAATCAGGCCACTCATTCATTAAGAACTAACCGAATTGTCCTTTTTTTAGATAATTATCCCTATGCACTCGTTTTTCCTCATCTATTATGGGATATGTTTAGTCCTTCCATTGATCGCGATTTCCCATCACTAGTGGCTTATGGGCTTCGAGCGTTAAGAGTGTTTGGGGTCATCGTGAATGTCCTGCTTCCAGCACTCTATGTTGCCATCATCTCCATAAATCCTGAAGTCCTAAAAATCGATCTTGCCTTATTTGTCTCGGAAAGCAGGCAGGGAATTCCGTTTCCTGCTTTACTTGAGACGATCATCATGGTGGGTTTGGTAGATTTAATCCTGGAAGCCATTGTGAGGCTTCCAAAAAGTGTCGGTCCAACTATTACAATGGTTGGAGGAATCATACTAGGACAAGCTATGGTAGAGGCAAAATTAGTTAGCACGTTATTAGTTATTGTGACAACTGCCATTGTTATTTCAGGTTCTGTCGTTTCAGGGATACCCAATTCCTTATATATCCGACTATTGAGATATCCAATTTTAATCATAGCCGCTATTTATGGCATTTTGGGTGTTTTTGCAGGGTTTCTCTTCATCATTGTCTATTTGGCGAGTTTAACATCTAACGGTATTCCGTACACAGCGTTTCGCATGAATAGAAAAGAGGATGCAAAATGA
- a CDS encoding GerAB/ArcD/ProY family transporter has product MSRKWQIGFVFIIMYLSLNHLMYPKLIYGLTEAGHWEVVVCQGLLQITLIGIYIKGLSYFPQQDVIDIYSKMGKLVAFILLIPFALSLTALIGLDIRIHTEAINLFFLKRTPYWSVLVLLFFITTYTAMNGLSTILRSSTFIFFMILPLLLFIICSSFMNFDWHNVRPLWHPSLDFLLNKNFFHLMGYSAFLPLGFMTYKTKLTFGFIFLEWVFVMIIFLSFTYIPLLIFGEESVVTLSFPMMEAMNSVDIKWVMFNQQTIFLGLSLIGFTIIKNSVLLWIIGRIMQKVLKWKRAKASYWITASSVIAFILALIVPSRSWTETFFLWCSGVLVYFMMIIPISILIYGYVLNRGRVHYEES; this is encoded by the coding sequence ATGAGTCGGAAATGGCAAATAGGATTTGTTTTCATCATCATGTATTTAAGTTTAAACCATTTGATGTATCCCAAACTCATATATGGGCTAACGGAGGCTGGTCACTGGGAGGTCGTTGTTTGCCAAGGGCTGCTTCAAATCACTTTAATAGGGATCTACATTAAGGGATTAAGCTATTTCCCCCAGCAAGATGTCATTGATATTTATTCGAAAATGGGGAAATTAGTGGCGTTTATTCTTCTGATACCGTTCGCTCTCTCTCTAACAGCGCTTATCGGATTGGATATACGGATACATACTGAAGCTATTAATTTGTTTTTTTTAAAGCGTACCCCTTACTGGTCGGTATTAGTCCTTCTATTCTTTATCACAACTTATACCGCTATGAATGGTTTAAGTACTATTTTGCGTTCTTCCACTTTTATTTTCTTTATGATCCTACCATTGCTGCTCTTTATCATTTGTTCATCTTTTATGAATTTTGATTGGCATAATGTTAGGCCGCTTTGGCACCCATCCTTGGACTTTTTATTAAATAAAAATTTCTTCCATCTCATGGGCTATTCCGCTTTCTTACCGCTAGGATTCATGACCTATAAAACCAAATTAACCTTTGGTTTTATTTTTCTAGAATGGGTATTTGTGATGATCATCTTTCTCTCCTTCACGTATATTCCTCTTCTGATATTTGGAGAAGAGTCAGTTGTCACCTTGTCTTTCCCTATGATGGAGGCCATGAACTCAGTGGATATCAAATGGGTCATGTTTAATCAGCAAACGATATTCTTAGGCTTATCATTGATCGGATTTACGATCATTAAAAATAGCGTTTTACTTTGGATAATTGGAAGGATCATGCAAAAGGTGTTGAAATGGAAAAGAGCCAAAGCCTCTTATTGGATTACGGCTTCTTCTGTGATCGCCTTTATTCTTGCCTTAATCGTTCCGAGTCGCTCTTGGACAGAAACCTTTTTTCTCTGGTGTTCTGGTGTTCTCGTCTATTTTATGATGATCATTCCGATCTCCATTCTAATCTATGGCTATGTCTTGAATAGGGGCAGGGTGCATTATGAAGAAAGTTAA
- a CDS encoding Ger(x)C family spore germination protein codes for MKKVNKTVIFSMLLLIVLSGCWDNKDIDKRVLPLVIGIAKGDNHDYEVTVQIPITKSSGLMSRIVTSKAQTVSRALGEIQTNSENAVDYSQVRLVVIQRNLASNPKELKQLIKFLMTSKEIPLNAQLAFTNESTVKLLSNINNKLGVDATSLFDYFNKGVGWAPGISNTRIWEAYRSLYSYTDDLTIPVVDSGKDTVLIYKGAAALKKGRLTQTVNLDENQLINLFKNHNADGKIENVDFASVMVKRSTIRNQALIEGNTPTVTTDLKLKIDILEVHSGITNDQIKHKLEKLIEKRFYHVFNQSKKNETDLFGFGQYYRGQIPYADLKNWRTTYYPNLKVNFHAQVSSE; via the coding sequence ATGAAGAAAGTTAATAAAACGGTGATTTTCTCGATGCTCTTGTTAATCGTTCTCAGCGGATGCTGGGATAATAAAGATATAGATAAGAGGGTCCTTCCCCTAGTAATAGGGATTGCTAAAGGAGACAATCATGATTATGAGGTAACCGTACAGATTCCTATAACCAAATCAAGTGGGTTAATGTCGAGAATCGTAACCAGTAAAGCTCAGACTGTTTCAAGGGCACTTGGAGAAATACAGACTAACTCTGAAAATGCGGTCGATTACTCGCAAGTGCGATTAGTTGTTATTCAAAGGAATTTGGCCAGTAACCCAAAGGAATTAAAGCAGCTTATCAAGTTTTTGATGACCTCAAAGGAAATCCCTTTAAATGCACAACTGGCTTTTACGAATGAATCAACTGTCAAATTGCTGTCCAATATTAACAATAAGTTGGGTGTCGACGCCACTTCTTTATTCGATTATTTTAACAAAGGGGTTGGCTGGGCTCCAGGAATTTCAAACACGCGTATATGGGAAGCCTATCGCAGTCTATATTCCTATACGGATGACCTTACCATTCCTGTCGTTGATTCTGGAAAAGACACCGTCCTAATTTATAAAGGCGCAGCCGCTTTAAAAAAAGGTAGATTAACACAAACCGTTAATCTAGATGAAAACCAATTAATTAATTTGTTCAAAAACCATAATGCAGATGGCAAGATTGAAAATGTGGATTTTGCTAGTGTGATGGTAAAAAGAAGCACCATACGCAATCAAGCATTGATCGAAGGAAATACACCTACAGTGACCACAGACCTAAAGCTAAAAATAGACATTTTAGAAGTACACTCTGGAATCACCAATGACCAGATTAAACATAAGCTTGAAAAACTTATAGAAAAGCGATTCTACCACGTATTTAACCAATCCAAAAAGAACGAAACAGATCTCTTCGGATTTGGTCAATATTATCGCGGCCAAATTCCGTATGCCGATCTAAAAAACTGGAGAACAACCTACTACCCCAACCTAAAAGTCAACTTTCACGCCCAAGTCAGCAGCGAATGA
- the uraH gene encoding hydroxyisourate hydrolase, producing the protein MTGLTTHILDLTHGKPAAHVTVELYFLETPNGGRRFIRKAFTNSDGRIDAPLLASDEMEIGTYELVFNIGDYFRETAIPLTAPPFLDQVPIRFGISDLKAHYHIPLLVSPYGYQTYRGS; encoded by the coding sequence ATGACCGGTCTGACGACACATATTTTGGATTTAACACACGGAAAACCCGCAGCCCATGTAACGGTTGAACTCTATTTTTTAGAGACACCGAATGGCGGCCGACGCTTCATTCGAAAAGCGTTTACCAATTCGGATGGACGAATCGATGCCCCCTTACTCGCGAGCGATGAAATGGAAATCGGAACCTATGAATTAGTTTTTAACATAGGCGATTATTTTCGGGAGACAGCGATCCCCTTAACCGCTCCCCCCTTCCTGGACCAGGTCCCCATTCGCTTTGGGATATCGGATCTAAAGGCGCACTACCATATTCCTTTATTGGTTTCTCCCTACGGCTATCAAACATACCGCGGGAGTTAA
- a CDS encoding FAD/NAD(P)-binding protein, whose translation MSLEALNEQVKKDLACLAFGKMNRVHPVKDSERHVYDVIIVGGGQSGLGTAFGLLRERIANLLVIDENPEGFEGPWETYARMVTLRTPKHLTSIDYGIPTLTFRSWWEAQYGTTAWEAIDKIPRGDWMAYLRWYREVLQLPVRNEVQLKLIEPFDKGLYRLHVEGAGAFSNTLLARKVVLATGIQGGGEWHVPSFISEKCPRHLYAHTSEPIDFHSLKGKTVGILGGGASAFDNANFALSSEVKEAHVFVRRKELPRINPIRKMEPSGLIERYYCLEDSEKYAVMAHFFKNNQPPTNDTFGRAASWPGFHLHLAAPWLKVEATAEGVVVTTPQGKFTFDFIIVSTGLVTDPALRPELKLVEPHILRWGDVYEAPADLANPQIDAHPYLTPGFALQARDEKSKHALHGLFTFNYSALISCGIVASALSGMRFGLPRLVTAVADQLFLDDKAAILESYFNFRDLEFNENLASAKKNPVT comes from the coding sequence TTGAGCTTAGAAGCTTTAAATGAGCAAGTCAAAAAGGATCTCGCTTGCCTCGCCTTTGGGAAAATGAATAGGGTCCACCCAGTTAAAGATTCTGAGCGTCATGTGTATGATGTGATCATTGTCGGCGGGGGGCAAAGCGGTCTTGGCACTGCCTTTGGTCTCTTGCGCGAAAGAATAGCCAACCTCCTCGTGATTGACGAAAATCCAGAGGGGTTTGAGGGCCCGTGGGAAACGTACGCTAGAATGGTTACTTTAAGAACGCCTAAGCACCTGACATCCATTGACTATGGGATCCCCACTCTTACCTTCCGCTCTTGGTGGGAGGCGCAATATGGGACAACTGCATGGGAGGCAATCGATAAAATCCCTCGCGGCGACTGGATGGCCTACCTACGCTGGTATCGGGAAGTTTTGCAGCTCCCCGTCCGAAATGAGGTCCAACTCAAGTTAATCGAACCGTTTGATAAGGGTCTCTACCGGCTGCATGTTGAAGGAGCCGGTGCCTTCTCTAACACCCTTTTAGCCCGTAAAGTCGTCCTCGCCACTGGGATTCAGGGCGGCGGCGAATGGCATGTCCCTTCTTTTATATCTGAAAAATGTCCGCGTCACCTTTACGCCCACACCTCTGAACCGATCGACTTCCATTCACTTAAAGGAAAAACAGTGGGGATATTAGGAGGAGGGGCTTCCGCTTTTGACAACGCCAACTTTGCTTTATCGTCGGAAGTTAAGGAGGCTCATGTCTTTGTACGCCGAAAAGAGTTGCCCAGAATTAATCCGATTAGAAAAATGGAACCCTCTGGACTTATTGAACGCTATTATTGTTTAGAGGACTCAGAGAAATACGCCGTCATGGCCCATTTTTTCAAGAACAACCAACCACCAACCAATGATACTTTTGGGAGGGCGGCAAGCTGGCCAGGTTTTCACCTCCATTTGGCAGCCCCTTGGTTAAAGGTGGAGGCTACCGCTGAGGGAGTTGTTGTCACCACCCCTCAAGGAAAATTTACCTTTGACTTTATCATTGTCAGCACCGGTCTTGTTACGGATCCCGCCTTGCGTCCAGAGTTGAAGCTGGTTGAACCGCATATTCTTCGCTGGGGGGATGTCTATGAAGCACCAGCGGATTTGGCAAATCCCCAAATTGATGCCCATCCTTACCTGACTCCTGGCTTTGCCTTGCAAGCCCGGGATGAGAAAAGCAAGCACGCACTGCATGGCCTTTTTACATTTAATTATTCCGCTTTAATCAGTTGTGGCATTGTGGCCTCCGCCTTATCGGGCATGCGATTTGGCCTCCCAAGACTTGTAACAGCCGTTGCCGACCAGCTTTTCTTAGATGATAAGGCAGCGATCCTTGAGTCCTATTTTAATTTCCGTGACCTGGAGTTTAACGAAAACTTAGCTTCAGCTAAAAAGAACCCCGTTACCTGA
- a CDS encoding nucleobase:cation symporter-2 family protein produces the protein MNEKISPSKIFSLGLQHVLAMYAGAILVPLIVGAALKFSAQQQALLIAVDLLTCGLATLLQSINTRFVGIGLPVVLGTSFVAVSPMITIGTHFGISAIYGSILAAGIFIILFSNLYGKLLKVFPPVVTGTVVMIIGLSLIPTGIENMGGGEGNAHFGSPANLVLSFGVLLIILIMNRFFKGFLRAISVLIGIIAGTIAAGFMGQLDTQAVLSASWFRVPTPFYFGVPTFNLVPILTMLIVGSVIMVESTGAFLALSKITGKTLSNKDIIRGYRTEGLAFALGAIFNAFPYSTFSQNVGLVQLSGIKKRSVTIAAGLILIALGLVPKIAALATMIPTAVLGGATVIMFGMVVSSGIKMLHDVDFSNNNNLLVIACSVSIGLGATVVPNLFAALPGALQILCSDGIIAGSLTAIFLNLILNKPIKAPIDAVDLKSNLSKEIS, from the coding sequence ATGAACGAAAAAATTAGCCCATCCAAAATTTTTTCCTTAGGTTTACAGCATGTTCTTGCTATGTATGCCGGTGCCATTTTAGTTCCGCTTATTGTTGGAGCAGCCTTGAAGTTCTCCGCTCAGCAGCAGGCTCTTCTCATTGCGGTTGATTTACTGACCTGCGGCTTAGCGACACTTTTACAATCGATCAATACTAGGTTTGTTGGAATTGGGCTGCCGGTTGTTCTTGGCACCTCATTCGTCGCCGTCTCACCGATGATTACGATCGGCACTCACTTTGGCATTTCGGCCATCTATGGTTCTATCCTTGCAGCCGGTATCTTTATTATTCTTTTTTCTAATCTATATGGAAAATTATTAAAGGTGTTCCCGCCTGTGGTAACGGGCACGGTGGTCATGATCATCGGCTTATCGCTTATTCCAACAGGCATTGAGAATATGGGAGGCGGTGAAGGGAATGCTCATTTCGGTTCTCCTGCCAATCTCGTCCTCTCTTTTGGTGTCCTTCTCATCATTTTAATCATGAATCGCTTCTTCAAAGGCTTTCTCCGGGCTATTTCTGTCTTGATTGGGATTATTGCCGGCACGATCGCAGCGGGCTTTATGGGGCAATTAGATACACAAGCGGTCCTGAGTGCCTCATGGTTCCGCGTCCCCACTCCTTTCTATTTCGGAGTCCCAACCTTTAATCTCGTTCCCATCCTGACCATGCTCATCGTTGGGTCCGTCATTATGGTGGAATCGACAGGAGCCTTTCTTGCACTCAGTAAAATAACAGGAAAAACACTTTCCAATAAAGACATCATCCGCGGGTATCGGACAGAAGGATTAGCCTTTGCACTCGGCGCGATTTTTAATGCCTTCCCTTACAGCACCTTCTCGCAGAATGTGGGGCTGGTTCAACTATCTGGGATTAAGAAGCGCAGTGTCACCATTGCGGCAGGATTGATTTTGATCGCCTTAGGTCTAGTTCCTAAAATAGCCGCGCTAGCCACCATGATCCCGACCGCCGTTCTTGGAGGGGCAACCGTCATCATGTTTGGAATGGTCGTGTCTTCTGGGATTAAAATGCTGCACGATGTTGATTTTTCAAATAACAATAATCTCTTAGTCATTGCCTGTTCGGTCTCTATTGGGCTCGGTGCGACCGTCGTTCCGAATCTGTTCGCCGCTTTACCTGGAGCGCTGCAAATTTTATGCAGTGATGGCATTATCGCCGGCAGTCTGACCGCCATTTTTTTAAATTTGATTCTGAATAAGCCCATTAAAGCACCCATAGACGCTGTCGATTTGAAGTCAAACTTAAGCAAAGAAATTTCTTGA
- a CDS encoding PucR family transcriptional regulator has protein sequence MKITELLTIPELQGMQLIAGESGIEREVASVNMMDAPDIVHYLKEKEFLVTTAYHLKDQPSRLLQLVKMMNDQGCAGLGIKTKRFIEEIPEDVIQLANDLNFPLIELPLHLSLGQIVNHTFHTILDKRAKELTLALETHKQFTHIIMQGKGIPALLHSLSQLINRPVQLVNQYFKLIFQSSNVAPLLLEPVALPSPPILPESFSILVDQQTYTLFRVQISERKTGFLVLAGEIDQTDRVSLLTIEQAVNVISFSLIKENALKQQERNVRNVFLMNFLEGGITSNDEILGRAAEFALKKDQTYICALGKMDSDDLHQSYLESHEKTEDLFDFLDNEMTSITEPNIHFFKKGETCLLLFEIGEGQSRPTDFVKSRLKHIQLTVSKYFSESLSFGVSNSCQNFLQVKQAYQEAKDALAHGTLSKQKGAIHTYHTKDITALLRQIPQDDLKNYYMLALNGLMQTSKEEARTLLETLSVYLETHCQISETAKRLFVHRNTVVYRIEKCEEILGRSLKDAETTLQIRLALRIQKLLEDAQPN, from the coding sequence ATGAAGATAACAGAGCTTTTGACCATTCCCGAGCTGCAGGGGATGCAGCTGATTGCAGGAGAATCCGGAATCGAGCGTGAAGTGGCATCGGTCAATATGATGGACGCACCTGATATTGTTCATTATTTAAAAGAGAAGGAATTTCTTGTGACAACCGCTTATCACCTCAAAGACCAGCCTTCTCGACTTCTTCAGCTCGTAAAAATGATGAACGACCAAGGCTGCGCCGGATTAGGCATTAAGACAAAGCGATTTATCGAAGAGATTCCTGAAGACGTGATTCAATTAGCCAACGATTTAAATTTTCCCCTTATCGAATTACCCTTACATCTCTCACTCGGCCAAATCGTGAATCACACCTTCCATACTATTCTCGATAAAAGAGCGAAAGAATTAACGCTTGCCCTTGAGACGCATAAGCAATTCACCCACATCATCATGCAAGGAAAAGGGATCCCGGCATTACTTCACTCGTTATCTCAATTGATCAACCGACCCGTCCAATTAGTCAATCAATATTTTAAACTCATTTTCCAATCAAGTAATGTTGCACCTCTTCTGCTTGAACCCGTCGCACTGCCTTCACCCCCAATTCTCCCCGAATCCTTTTCGATTCTGGTAGACCAACAAACCTATACATTGTTTCGGGTCCAAATCAGCGAAAGAAAGACGGGTTTTCTAGTATTAGCAGGAGAAATCGACCAAACCGATCGAGTGAGCCTGTTGACCATTGAACAGGCGGTCAATGTCATTTCCTTTTCTCTCATCAAGGAGAATGCGCTCAAACAACAGGAGAGGAATGTTCGGAACGTTTTTTTAATGAACTTTTTAGAAGGAGGCATTACTTCCAATGACGAGATCTTAGGGCGTGCAGCCGAATTCGCTTTAAAAAAGGACCAAACCTACATATGTGCACTAGGAAAAATGGATAGTGATGACCTGCACCAAAGTTATTTGGAAAGTCATGAAAAGACAGAGGATCTGTTTGATTTCCTGGACAACGAAATGACGTCAATCACCGAGCCCAACATCCATTTTTTCAAAAAGGGGGAAACTTGCCTTCTTTTATTTGAGATTGGAGAAGGACAAAGCCGCCCAACTGACTTTGTCAAATCGAGGCTCAAACACATTCAGTTAACGGTCTCCAAATACTTCAGCGAATCCCTTTCTTTTGGTGTGAGTAATTCATGTCAGAATTTCTTACAAGTTAAGCAAGCTTATCAGGAGGCGAAGGACGCCCTTGCCCACGGGACTCTATCTAAGCAAAAAGGCGCGATTCACACGTATCACACGAAAGATATCACGGCATTATTACGGCAAATCCCACAAGATGATTTGAAAAATTACTACATGTTGGCCTTAAATGGGCTGATGCAGACATCTAAAGAAGAAGCCCGCACTCTGCTTGAGACATTATCGGTCTATTTAGAAACCCATTGCCAAATCTCCGAAACAGCCAAAAGACTCTTTGTGCATCGAAACACGGTGGTCTATCGGATTGAAAAATGCGAAGAAATCTTGGGGAGAAGTCTAAAGGACGCGGAAACGACGCTCCAGATTCGCCTTGCTTTAAGAATCCAAAAGCTTCTGGAAGATGCCCAGCCAAACTAG
- the allC gene encoding allantoate deiminase: MAIQEMKQLLQNGRTGDLIEWLASFGRTDHGGVTRLLYSPAWKEAQLAVKEMMDQTVLDTYFDSVGNLFGRLPGSEAMGETILTGSHIDTVIDGGKYDGAYGIMASFLAVMRLYQTYGLPKKTIEVVSLCEEEGSRFPLTFWGSRNITGAYHLSAAQGIQDSNGVSLVEAMKQAGFDPDNYTPASRRDIARFVEIHIEQGIVLEKEQNQLGIVTHIVGQRRYTITIIGESNHAGTTPMPLRKDAVSTAAYLISFLTEKAKEVDRKLVATVGKLNVQPNVPNVVAGEVEFTLDIRHHEEAVIGHYCSAIFTEFQRLAESLHMEITVSKWLDVKPVAMDQEMGKVIGEIANKKSIRYQEMISGAGHDAQVFGSVCPTTLLFVPSHQGISHSPKEWTCLEDLEIGIDMLTAVLYQLAY; this comes from the coding sequence ATGGCCATTCAAGAAATGAAACAGCTTTTACAAAATGGGCGGACAGGTGACCTGATTGAATGGCTGGCATCATTTGGTCGAACAGATCACGGAGGCGTCACACGGCTTTTATATTCGCCAGCTTGGAAGGAAGCCCAGCTGGCGGTTAAAGAAATGATGGATCAAACCGTATTAGACACTTATTTTGATTCTGTCGGAAATTTATTTGGCCGTTTGCCTGGCAGTGAGGCGATGGGAGAGACCATTTTGACCGGCTCCCATATTGATACGGTGATAGATGGCGGGAAATATGATGGGGCTTATGGGATTATGGCTAGTTTTCTTGCCGTGATGAGGCTCTATCAAACTTATGGTTTGCCGAAGAAAACCATTGAGGTGGTCTCACTATGTGAAGAAGAGGGCAGCCGTTTTCCCTTAACTTTTTGGGGGTCCCGTAACATCACGGGTGCGTATCATCTCTCGGCTGCACAGGGCATTCAGGATTCAAACGGGGTTTCATTAGTAGAAGCGATGAAACAAGCGGGCTTTGACCCCGATAATTATACTCCAGCTAGCAGAAGGGATATCGCGCGCTTTGTTGAAATTCATATTGAACAGGGGATTGTTTTAGAAAAAGAACAAAATCAGCTAGGGATTGTCACACATATAGTGGGGCAACGCCGATATACGATCACCATAATCGGAGAGAGTAATCATGCGGGAACAACACCTATGCCCTTGCGGAAGGACGCGGTGAGTACGGCGGCTTATTTGATTTCATTTTTAACCGAAAAGGCTAAGGAAGTAGACCGCAAGCTTGTTGCAACAGTTGGGAAGTTAAACGTTCAGCCTAATGTCCCCAACGTGGTGGCAGGTGAGGTAGAGTTTACGCTGGATATCCGTCATCACGAAGAAGCGGTGATCGGTCATTATTGCTCGGCGATTTTTACAGAGTTTCAACGTTTAGCTGAAAGTCTTCATATGGAAATAACCGTTTCGAAATGGCTGGATGTGAAACCTGTCGCGATGGACCAAGAGATGGGGAAGGTCATTGGTGAAATAGCCAATAAGAAATCGATTCGCTATCAGGAGATGATTAGTGGGGCGGGGCATGATGCTCAAGTTTTCGGTTCGGTTTGTCCGACAACTCTCTTATTTGTTCCAAGTCATCAAGGGATCAGCCATTCACCGAAAGAATGGACGTGTTTAGAAGATTTAGAGATAGGGATTGATATGCTAACGGCTGTTTTATATCAATTAGCCTATTAA
- a CDS encoding alanine--glyoxylate aminotransferase family protein, with product MTPGPVEVDPRVLRAMSTPILGQFDPEFTKLMNEVMAMLRQVFQTKNQWAFPIDGTSRSGIEALLCSLIEPGDRVLVPIYGRFGHLLVEIGERYGAEIYTLECPWGEVFDPQQVIDEMAKVQPKIVALVHGETSTGCMQPLREIGKACRKQDCLFVVDAVASIGGVAVKTDEWLIDGVVGGTQKCLSVPSGMAPITYNERIETILLSRKKVERGIATEEDLHFRRTRHPISSNYFDLSMLQDYWGPRRLNHHTEATSMVYALHEGLQLVLAEGLEQRFTRHRFHEKALIAGLEAMGLHLFGDPEHKLPCVTCVEIPDGVDGESVRRLLLDSFGIEIASSFGPLHGKIWRIGTMGYSCRKENVLAVLAGLEAVLIRHSASVNRGEALQAALDVYV from the coding sequence ATGACACCTGGACCTGTTGAAGTGGATCCTCGTGTATTAAGGGCGATGAGTACACCGATTTTGGGCCAATTTGATCCAGAATTTACGAAACTCATGAATGAAGTTATGGCCATGCTCCGACAAGTGTTTCAAACGAAAAACCAATGGGCTTTTCCGATTGATGGGACGTCCAGATCGGGCATTGAAGCCTTGCTTTGCAGCCTCATTGAACCGGGGGACCGGGTTCTCGTTCCTATCTACGGGAGATTCGGGCATCTATTAGTCGAGATTGGCGAACGATACGGCGCTGAAATCTATACGTTGGAGTGTCCTTGGGGAGAGGTGTTTGACCCGCAGCAAGTAATTGATGAAATGGCGAAGGTTCAGCCTAAGATTGTCGCGCTCGTTCATGGCGAAACCTCGACGGGATGCATGCAGCCGCTTCGGGAAATTGGAAAGGCTTGCCGCAAGCAGGATTGTTTGTTTGTTGTGGATGCGGTGGCTTCCATTGGTGGTGTGGCTGTCAAAACGGATGAGTGGTTGATTGATGGTGTTGTTGGAGGGACGCAAAAGTGTTTATCCGTTCCTTCAGGGATGGCGCCGATTACTTATAATGAACGGATCGAAACGATTCTACTCTCTCGAAAAAAAGTGGAGCGCGGGATCGCGACAGAGGAGGATTTGCACTTCAGACGGACCCGGCATCCCATTTCAAGCAACTATTTTGATTTAAGTATGCTTCAAGATTATTGGGGACCGAGGCGTCTCAATCATCATACAGAGGCTACTTCTATGGTCTATGCCCTTCATGAAGGACTTCAGCTTGTTCTCGCAGAAGGGCTTGAACAGCGCTTTACCCGCCATCGGTTTCATGAAAAAGCGCTTATCGCGGGATTAGAGGCGATGGGACTACATCTGTTTGGTGATCCCGAGCATAAGCTGCCGTGTGTCACGTGTGTGGAAATTCCAGACGGAGTGGACGGTGAGTCGGTAAGACGTTTGCTCCTTGATTCGTTTGGCATCGAGATTGCTTCCTCGTTCGGTCCTCTACATGGAAAGATCTGGCGAATTGGCACGATGGGGTACAGCTGCCGCAAAGAAAATGTGCTTGCTGTTTTGGCCGGCTTAGAAGCTGTCTTAATTCGCCATAGCGCAAGTGTTAATCGTGGTGAAGCCCTGCAAGCTGCACTGGATGTTTATGTTTAG